From Corvus moneduloides isolate bCorMon1 chromosome 4, bCorMon1.pri, whole genome shotgun sequence, one genomic window encodes:
- the MIEF1 gene encoding mitochondrial dynamics protein MID51 isoform X2 has product MYDRAISAPSSPTRLSQSGKRSWEEPNWLGSSSRLLTQDMKTSLSRSLQTLPTDPSAADTDCFRPTKPKPSAKRSQVELKKARLRLSLQEKLFTYYRRRVAIPADEQARAKQAAVDICTELRSFLRAKLPDMPLRDMYLSGSLYDDLQVVTADHIQLIVPLMLEQNLWSCIPGEDTIMNIPGFYLVRRENPEYFPRGSSYWDRCVVGGYLSPKTVADTFEKVVAGSINWPAIGSLLDYVIRPAAPPADLTLEVQYDADRHLFIDFLPSLTLGDIVLVAKPHRLAQNDNLWRLSLRPAETARLRALDQGDSGCRCLCLKIFKAVCKLNPALGHLTASQLTNVILHLSQEESDWSQDMLADRFLQALKGLIGYLEAGVLPSALNPKVNLFSELTPEEVDELGYTLYSSLSEPEVLLQT; this is encoded by the exons ATGTACGACCGGGCAAtcagtgctcccagcagccccacTCGCTTGAGCCAGTCGGGAAAGAGAAGCTGGGAAGAGCCAAACTGGCTGGGCTCCTCTTCACGCCTGCTGACCCAGGACATGAAGACCAGCCTCAGCCGCTCCCTGCAGACCCTTCCCACTGATCCTTCAGCTGCAGACACAG ACTGTTTTCGACCCACAAAGCCCAAGCCATCTGCCAAGAGGAGTCAGGTGGAGCTGAAGAAGGCCCGCCTTcgtctgtccctgcaggagaaGCTGTTCACGTACTACCGGCGGCGGGTGGCGATCCCGGCGGACGAGCAGGCTCGGGCCAAGCAGGCGGCCGTGGATATCTGCACGGAGCTGCGCAGCTTCCTGCGCGCCAAGCTGCCGGACATGCCCCTGCGGGACATGTACCTCAGTGGCAGCCTCTACGATGACCTGCAG GTAGTGACAGCTGACCACATTCAGCTCATTGTACCTCTGATGCTGGAGCAGAACCTGTGGTCGTGTATCCCCGGGGAGGACACTATCATGAACATTCCTGGCTTCTACTTGGTGCGTCGAGAAAACCCAGAGTACTTTCCTCGTGGGAGCAGCTACTGGGACCGCTGTGTGGTGGGAGGTTACCTTTCTCCCAAAACTGTAGCAGACACCTTTGAGAAAGTCGTAGCTGGCTCCATCAACTGGCCAGCAATTGGGAGTCTCTTGGACTATGTGATCcgtccagcagctcccccagcagATTTGACACTGGAAGTCCAGTATGATGCAGATCGGCATCTTTTTATTGACTTTCTACCATCCCTGACACTGGGTGACATCGTCCTCGTTGCCAAACCTCACCGCTTGGCCCAGAATGACAACTTGTGGCGACTGAGCCTGCGGCCAGCGGAAACGGCTCGCCTCCGTGCCCTGGACCAGGGCGATTCTGGCTGCCGCTGCTTGTGCCTCAAGATCTTCAAAGCGGTGTGCAAGTTAAACCCAGCTCTGGGACACCTCACTGCCAGCCAGCTCACCAATGTCATCCTGCACCTCTCCCAGGAGGAGTCCGACTGGTCCCAGGACATGCTGGCTGATCGCTTCTTGCAGGCACTGAAGGGGCTGATTGGCTACTTGGAGGCAGGTGTCCTCCCTAGTGCCCTGAACCCCAA
- the MIEF1 gene encoding mitochondrial dynamics protein MID51 isoform X1 — MAGAGQRKGKKDDNGIGTAIDFVLSNARLVLGVGGAAMLGIATLAVKRMYDRAISAPSSPTRLSQSGKRSWEEPNWLGSSSRLLTQDMKTSLSRSLQTLPTDPSAADTDCFRPTKPKPSAKRSQVELKKARLRLSLQEKLFTYYRRRVAIPADEQARAKQAAVDICTELRSFLRAKLPDMPLRDMYLSGSLYDDLQVVTADHIQLIVPLMLEQNLWSCIPGEDTIMNIPGFYLVRRENPEYFPRGSSYWDRCVVGGYLSPKTVADTFEKVVAGSINWPAIGSLLDYVIRPAAPPADLTLEVQYDADRHLFIDFLPSLTLGDIVLVAKPHRLAQNDNLWRLSLRPAETARLRALDQGDSGCRCLCLKIFKAVCKLNPALGHLTASQLTNVILHLSQEESDWSQDMLADRFLQALKGLIGYLEAGVLPSALNPKVNLFSELTPEEVDELGYTLYSSLSEPEVLLQT, encoded by the exons ATGGCAGGCGCTGGGCAGCGCAAGGGGAAGAAGGATGACAACGGCATCGGCACAGCCATCGACTTCGTGCTGTCCAACGCGCGGCTGGTGCTGGGCGTGGGGGGCGCCGCCATGCTGGGCATCGCCACGCTGGCCGTCAAGCGG ATGTACGACCGGGCAAtcagtgctcccagcagccccacTCGCTTGAGCCAGTCGGGAAAGAGAAGCTGGGAAGAGCCAAACTGGCTGGGCTCCTCTTCACGCCTGCTGACCCAGGACATGAAGACCAGCCTCAGCCGCTCCCTGCAGACCCTTCCCACTGATCCTTCAGCTGCAGACACAG ACTGTTTTCGACCCACAAAGCCCAAGCCATCTGCCAAGAGGAGTCAGGTGGAGCTGAAGAAGGCCCGCCTTcgtctgtccctgcaggagaaGCTGTTCACGTACTACCGGCGGCGGGTGGCGATCCCGGCGGACGAGCAGGCTCGGGCCAAGCAGGCGGCCGTGGATATCTGCACGGAGCTGCGCAGCTTCCTGCGCGCCAAGCTGCCGGACATGCCCCTGCGGGACATGTACCTCAGTGGCAGCCTCTACGATGACCTGCAG GTAGTGACAGCTGACCACATTCAGCTCATTGTACCTCTGATGCTGGAGCAGAACCTGTGGTCGTGTATCCCCGGGGAGGACACTATCATGAACATTCCTGGCTTCTACTTGGTGCGTCGAGAAAACCCAGAGTACTTTCCTCGTGGGAGCAGCTACTGGGACCGCTGTGTGGTGGGAGGTTACCTTTCTCCCAAAACTGTAGCAGACACCTTTGAGAAAGTCGTAGCTGGCTCCATCAACTGGCCAGCAATTGGGAGTCTCTTGGACTATGTGATCcgtccagcagctcccccagcagATTTGACACTGGAAGTCCAGTATGATGCAGATCGGCATCTTTTTATTGACTTTCTACCATCCCTGACACTGGGTGACATCGTCCTCGTTGCCAAACCTCACCGCTTGGCCCAGAATGACAACTTGTGGCGACTGAGCCTGCGGCCAGCGGAAACGGCTCGCCTCCGTGCCCTGGACCAGGGCGATTCTGGCTGCCGCTGCTTGTGCCTCAAGATCTTCAAAGCGGTGTGCAAGTTAAACCCAGCTCTGGGACACCTCACTGCCAGCCAGCTCACCAATGTCATCCTGCACCTCTCCCAGGAGGAGTCCGACTGGTCCCAGGACATGCTGGCTGATCGCTTCTTGCAGGCACTGAAGGGGCTGATTGGCTACTTGGAGGCAGGTGTCCTCCCTAGTGCCCTGAACCCCAA